In Oscillatoria salina IIICB1, a single window of DNA contains:
- a CDS encoding metallophosphoesterase family protein: MKIAVMSCIHGNYAALDAVLLDIDEQKAEKIYCLGDLVGYGPYPNAVVEQIRSLDIPTVQGCWDEDIVEGLNACECSYPSLLAEKRGRIAHEWTNKKVNPEVREYLAQLPHTYKEDNLCFAHGSPSSNHEYLLPEMDAFTALERVLSSDADILFCGHTHVPYVRTLDSGQLQVKVCQPNQNEQPAVSFNTPLKRIINVGSVGEPRHGRPNATYVIYDTETEAVSLREVEYDYQATCAAILDAGLPPIFAWRLAKGLEFAEKADDPTHVCER; the protein is encoded by the coding sequence ATGAAAATAGCAGTAATGTCTTGTATTCACGGTAATTATGCAGCTTTAGATGCAGTTTTACTGGATATTGACGAACAAAAAGCCGAAAAGATTTATTGTCTGGGGGATTTAGTGGGTTATGGTCCCTATCCCAATGCGGTAGTCGAACAAATTCGTTCCTTAGATATTCCCACCGTACAGGGTTGTTGGGATGAAGATATTGTCGAAGGATTAAATGCCTGTGAGTGTAGTTATCCTTCTCTGTTGGCGGAAAAAAGAGGCAGAATCGCCCACGAATGGACAAATAAAAAGGTCAATCCCGAAGTTAGGGAATATTTGGCACAACTACCCCATACCTATAAAGAAGATAATCTCTGTTTCGCACATGGTAGTCCGAGTAGCAACCACGAATATTTGTTACCCGAAATGGATGCTTTTACTGCTTTAGAAAGAGTTCTTTCCAGCGATGCAGATATATTATTTTGCGGACATACTCACGTTCCCTATGTTCGTACCTTAGATTCTGGACAATTACAGGTTAAAGTTTGTCAACCCAATCAAAACGAACAACCTGCGGTTAGTTTTAATACTCCCCTGAAGCGAATTATTAATGTCGGTTCGGTAGGCGAACCCCGTCATGGTCGTCCCAATGCTACCTATGTAATTTATGATACGGAGACAGAAGCAGTAAGCTTGCGGGAAGTGGAGTATGACTATCAAGCAACTTGTGCTGCTATTTTAGATGCTGGTTTACCGCCGATTTTTGCTTGGCGTTTGGCTAAGGGCTTGGAATTTGCTGAAAAAGCGGACGATCCGACTCATGTGTGTGAGAGGTAA
- a CDS encoding DUF4279 domain-containing protein, producing MDTNECYVYFALDGEDFEPNDVTDYLNIKPTSVRRKGERVAGIIHRSSSWKLSTQKIINEIIYVDEMASEVIKILKPKINQINEIAEKLNLSARLEVVLWITTDDTQTTPAISFNVNNLKFLSNVNAYIDIDTYRN from the coding sequence TTGGACACGAATGAATGCTATGTATATTTTGCTTTAGACGGTGAAGATTTTGAACCAAATGATGTGACTGATTACCTAAATATTAAACCTACATCAGTGAGAAGGAAAGGAGAAAGAGTAGCAGGTATAATACATAGGTCTAGTTCTTGGAAATTGTCAACACAAAAGATAATAAATGAAATAATTTATGTTGATGAAATGGCATCAGAAGTAATTAAAATTTTAAAACCGAAAATTAATCAAATAAATGAAATTGCTGAAAAATTGAATCTTTCTGCTCGCTTAGAAGTGGTGCTTTGGATTACAACGGATGATACTCAAACTACTCCAGCAATAAGTTTCAATGTAAATAATCTTAAATTTTTATCAAATGTAAATGCTTATATTGATATTGATACTTACCGAAACTAA
- a CDS encoding type II toxin-antitoxin system PemK/MazF family toxin — protein sequence MMPKPQPGEIWLVRFPFSDLTAAKLRPALILAIHREEVIILGIFSKIPAGSLQNSWVLIQDSDAQFAQTGLKKTSLIRADKIATVSASVFQRKLGNLSPDLSIKVQKALKIALNLV from the coding sequence ATGATGCCTAAACCTCAACCTGGAGAAATATGGCTAGTTAGATTTCCTTTTAGCGATCTCACTGCTGCTAAATTAAGACCCGCACTAATTCTAGCGATACATAGAGAAGAAGTAATTATTCTGGGTATATTTTCTAAAATTCCTGCTGGTAGTTTGCAAAATAGTTGGGTCTTGATTCAAGATAGTGATGCTCAATTTGCACAAACAGGCTTGAAGAAAACATCTTTGATTAGAGCCGATAAAATAGCTACAGTAAGTGCATCAGTTTTTCAAAGAAAACTAGGTAACTTATCACCAGATTTATCTATTAAAGTGCAAAAAGCTTTAAAAATCGCTTTAAATCTTGTTTGA